GGCCCGATCCCCGCCGATCAGCGGGCGGACGAGGACATCGAGCCCGATGAGCACGGCCGCGGGCTCGGCATCGTCACCGCGCTGTCCTCGCGCCACGGCAGCCAAACCTGCCATGAGGGCATCACCTGGTGGGCGGACCTGCCGGCCGCCTAACCGACGGCCCGGTCCCAGGTGACCGGGAGCCGGTGGACTCCGTAGACCAGCATGTCGTGGCGGAGCGGCACCTCGTCGGGCGGCACCGCCAGACGGAGCGTGGGGAAGCGCCGCAGCAGGGCGGGGTAGGCCGTTCGCATCTCCATCCGCGCCAGATGCTGGCCCAGGCACTGGTGAACGCCGTGGCCGAAGGCGATCTGATCGCCCGGCTCGCGGGCGATGTCCAGGGTGTCCGGGGCGGCGAACCGCGCGGCGTCCCGGTTGGCCGAGGCCAGCGCCCCGACCACCGTCTCCCCGGCCCGTACCCGCGCCCCGGCGATCTCGAGGTCCTCCCGGGCCACCCGTACGATCCCGAACTGGACGATGGTCAGATACCGCAGCAGCTCCTCGACCGCGTGGTCGATCATCTCGGGCCGCTCGCGCACCCCGCGTGACTGCTCGGGGTGGCGCAGCAGCGCGTAGGTGCCCAGAGCCAGCATGTTCGCCGTCGTCTCATGGCCCGCGACGAGCAGCAGCAGCCCCACACCGGTCAGCTCCTCGTCGGTCAGCCCGGCCGCCGTGGCGCTGCCGGGGCCGCCGGGCGCGCCGTGCTCGCCGCCCACGAGACGCGAGAGCAGCGCCTCGTCCGGCCGCTGCCGCTTGGCGTCGATCAGCCCCCGCATGTACTCCCACAGCGCGTCCCGGGCCGCGTAGACCTCCTCCTCACTCCGGCCGAGCCGGAGCAGAACGGTGGCCCACCGCTGGAAGTCGGCCCGGTCCTCGTACGCCACCCCCAGCAGCTCGCAGATCACCAGCGACGGGATCGGCTGGGCGAAGGCGGTCACCAGGTCGGCCGGGGGACCGGCGCGCTCCATCGCGGCCAGGTGGTCCTCGACGATCTCCTCGATCCGCGGTCGCAGCCCCCGCAGCCCCCGGGCGGTGAACCACTTGCTCAGCAGCCGCCGGTAGCGGGTGTGCTCGGGCGGATCCATGCCGATGAACGAGCCCACCATCCGACGGTCGTCCGGGCGGACCGGGAACGCGTGCACCGGTGAGGAGGTGCGGCGGCGGTCCGAGCTGAAGCGGTCGTCCGCCAGCAGCCGCGTCACGTCCTCGTGGCGGGTGAGCAGCCAGCCCACCTTGCCGTCCGGGAAGGCCAGCCGACTGGCCCCGCCGTCCTCCCGCAGCTCCGCGTAGGCACCGGGCGGATCGAAGGGGCATTCGCGATGTCTGGGCAGCGGCGCCGGAGCCGACGCGCGTGATGTGACGGACACGGAACCGCTCCCTTCGAAGGCGACGAAGGCGAACCGAGTCCTTCCTTATGAGCGTAGCTCCGCAACGTGGGCCGGGCGACGCGAGCCTTACGGCAACGGGCCCCACCGCGGGCCACCGGAGGTTCTGGGAGTCACGCCGGTCGGGCTCCTCGGTCGGGGAGAAGGGCGGCCGCGTGGCGGAGCAGTGCGTTCAGGGCCGGGTTGTCGTTGTTCTTGCGCCACACGAGGTTGAGTTCCACCGGCTCCGGAGTGGTCAGGTCCACCGATTTGAAGACGATGTGCGGGTAGCGCGGCCGGGCGGCGGTCTCCGGGACCAGGGCCACTCCCCAGCCGCCGTTCACCAGCGCCAGGATGGTGTGGACCTGGCTCAGGTACTGGGCGAAAACCGGGGTGGCGTGGGCGGCGCGGAAGATGCTGATGAGGAGCTCGTTGAAGTAGCGCGCCTCGATGGGCGAGTACATCAGCAGCTCCTGCCCGTCGAAGTCGGCCACCTTCAGCGGCCCTTCGCCCGCCGCCAGTGGGTGTCCGGTCGGCAGGGCGGCCAGCAGCCGCTCCCGGGCCGCGGGCCGGGAGCGCAGATCGGGGCCGGTCACCGAGGGCCGCACCAGGCCCAGGTCCAGGCTCTGCTCGGTGACGGCCTCCAGCTGGTCACGGGTGACCATCTCGCGCAGGGTGATCTCCGCGCCC
This genomic interval from Streptomyces asiaticus contains the following:
- a CDS encoding LysR substrate-binding domain-containing protein, producing the protein MFTLMQLTSFVTVAEELHFTRAAERLKMTQPPLSRQIQLLETELRVQLLERTNRSVRLTPAGRAFLTEARRILRQSEHAVLAAQQVATGEAGSIAIGFTAASAHSVLGTLLEIARAAMPGAEITLREMVTRDQLEAVTEQSLDLGLVRPSVTGPDLRSRPAARERLLAALPTGHPLAAGEGPLKVADFDGQELLMYSPIEARYFNELLISIFRAAHATPVFAQYLSQVHTILALVNGGWGVALVPETAARPRYPHIVFKSVDLTTPEPVELNLVWRKNNDNPALNALLRHAAALLPDRGARPA
- a CDS encoding cytochrome P450, encoding MSVTSRASAPAPLPRHRECPFDPPGAYAELREDGGASRLAFPDGKVGWLLTRHEDVTRLLADDRFSSDRRRTSSPVHAFPVRPDDRRMVGSFIGMDPPEHTRYRRLLSKWFTARGLRGLRPRIEEIVEDHLAAMERAGPPADLVTAFAQPIPSLVICELLGVAYEDRADFQRWATVLLRLGRSEEEVYAARDALWEYMRGLIDAKRQRPDEALLSRLVGGEHGAPGGPGSATAAGLTDEELTGVGLLLLVAGHETTANMLALGTYALLRHPEQSRGVRERPEMIDHAVEELLRYLTIVQFGIVRVAREDLEIAGARVRAGETVVGALASANRDAARFAAPDTLDIAREPGDQIAFGHGVHQCLGQHLARMEMRTAYPALLRRFPTLRLAVPPDEVPLRHDMLVYGVHRLPVTWDRAVG